One window from the genome of Rubinisphaera margarita encodes:
- a CDS encoding integrase core domain-containing protein, with protein sequence MLPKSVPDHPKIDGGAGTQDVNLAPGSPWGNGYAESFHRHLRRAYLALEIMENLPLPRS encoded by the coding sequence ATGCTCCCGAAATCTGTACCAGACCATCCAAAAATCGATGGCGGAGCTGGAACTCAAGACGTTAACCTCGCACCCGGCTCACCCTGGGGGAACGGCTACGCGGAGAGCTTCCACCGCCATTTGCGGCGCGCGTATCTGGCGCTGGAAATTATGGAGAATCTCCCCCTGCCCAGGAGCTGA